A genomic region of Fusarium oxysporum Fo47 chromosome VI, complete sequence contains the following coding sequences:
- a CDS encoding kinase-like domain-containing protein produces MENYQKLEKIGEGTYGVVYKARDLANGGRIVALKKIRLEAEDEGVPSTAIREISLLKEMRDPNIVRLFNIVHADGHKLYLVFEFLDLDLKKYMESLPVSDGGRGKALPEGSSPHLQHLGLGDMVVRKFMFQLCDGIKYCHSHRVLHRDLKPQNLLIDKEGNLKLADFGLARAFGVPLRTYTHEVVTLWYRAPEILLGGRQYSTGVDMWSVGCIFAEMCTRKPLFPGDSEIDEIFKIFRILGTPTEENWPGVTSYPDFKASFPKWQRDYSKDLCKDLDAHGLELLEMLLVYDPAGRISAKAAYNHPYFEPLLAQEQASAQTNGYYH; encoded by the exons ATGGAGAACTACCAAAAGTTGGAAAAGATTGGTGAAG GTACCTACGGTGTCGTCTACAAAGCTCGAGACCTTGCCAATGGCGGCCGAATTGTCGCCCTGAAGAAAATCCGCctcgaagctgaagatgagggcgTCCCCAGTACCGCCATCCGCGAAATCTCTCTCCTGAAGGAGATGCGCGATCCCAACATTGTTCGTCTGTTCAACATCGTCCATGCCGATGGTCACAAGCTGTACCTTGTCTTCGAGTTTCTCGACCTCGATCTCAAGAAGTACATGGAGTCTCTCCCCGTGAGCGATGGTGGTCGAGGCAAGGCCCTGCCCGAGGGTTCATCCCCTCACTTGCAGCACCTTGGCCTGGGCGATATGGTTGTTCGAAAGTTCATGTTCCAGCTTTGCGACGGTATCAAGTACTGCCACTCCCACCGTGTCCTCCACCGCGATCTCAAGCCCCAGAACCTCCTGATCGACAAGGAGGGTAACCTCAAGCTCGCTGATTTCGGTCTTGCCCGTGCCTTTGGCGTGCCTCTGCGCACCTACACCCACGAAGTCGTTACTCTTTGGTACCGAGCCCCTGAAATTCTCCTAGGAGGCCGTCAATACTCGACTGGTGTCGACATGTGGTCCGTTGGCTGTATCTTTGCCGAAATGTGTACAAGAAAGCCTCTCTTCCCCGGTGACTCTGAAATtgatgagatcttcaagatcttccG CATCCTCGGCACCCCCACTGAAGAGAACTGGCCTGGCGTCACTTCCTACCCTGACTTCAAGGCATCCTTCCCCAAGTGGCAGCGCGACTACAGTAAGGACCTTTGCAAGGACCTCGACGCCCATGGACTTGAATTGCTCGAGATGCTGTTGGTGTACGACCCTGCTGGGCGTATTTCAGCCAAGGCTGCCTACAACCACCCCTACTTCGAGCCTCTCCTGGCACAAGAGCAAGCATCCGCCCAGACAAATGGCTACTATCACTAG
- a CDS encoding E1-E2 ATPase-domain-containing protein: MASTETVVTTSYLLGNLHCPTCVTLIRSLLHDAFGDNVLWVSPNLVTSVVTVEHKENSSASVASMHRVLQDAGFEVCGLNTTARTANDLYRTSQVDGESSRVAERSDGWLDSFFHFWRPQVSPLAIEAARAAHLENCEACKSEKIPGKSPSDDKSGLVRVSSIVSDTPTRRSSLPYPLQKVVTEASPTPSWRVTLSVGGMTCAVCVNTITQEMEKYPWVTKVAVNLVSNSATIEYTDGDRAQDIVDAIEDLGYDATIDEVVNLQEKRVSAEEREVEVSVDGIFCQRCPERIVTTLKGLAPGRLQIFQEPTVQNPILRLRYTPDAPRFTIRQILQAIEAADESLKASIYHPPTLEERSRIIRAKHQQALLYRVILTIVFAVPTFVLGIVYMSLLPDSNHGKMYLMKPWVSGLSRLDICLFALATPVYFLAADVFHVRAVKEVRTMWRRGSRMPLMQRFYRFGSMNMLVSLGTSIAYFSSVAQMIAAGASRREHHESGAEMYFDSVVFLTLFLLLGRLIEAYSKSKTGDAVEMLGKLRPTTALLLEKDKAGGQITSTVPVDQIDSGDIIRVPHGASPAADGILVSGETNFDESSLTGESRLIKKTEGDQIFAGTINKAAAVTMRVTGASGQSMLDQIVQVVREGQTKRAPIEQIADLLTTYFVPVITLIAVLTWIIWMVLGFSGAVPDHEESSSGGWVVFALQFAIAVFVVACPCGLALAAPTAIFVGGGIAAKHGILAKGGGEAFEKASKIDCVVFDKTGTLTEGGQPKITDSVLFPDTSSTEEERSAFLSALKAIEESSSHPIAKAIVSFCGDAPASNVQNLEELAGRGMKASFKGVDNQEMDMIIGNELLMREFSVNLSPHISSLLDTWKSEAKSVAIIATKASSADTWTLAAALSISDPIRRETIPVIRALTSRGIQVWMLSGDNVTTARAVAQRVGIPSSNVLAEVLPSDKAAKISSLQASVHARGSITKRATIAMVGDGINDSPALTTADVGIAIGTGSDVAISSAAFVLATSQLTAVVTLLDLSRAVFRRIRVNFAWALVYNMLAVPVAAGCLYPIETSSGERVRLDPVWAALAMALSSISVVLSSLSLRTRVPGVGFRSRKVDMEE; this comes from the coding sequence ATGGCGTCCACAGAAACTGTTGTCACGACCTCCTATCTCCTCGGGAACCTGCACTGCCCGACCTGTGTCACTTTGATTCGCTCCCTCTTACACGATGCCTTTGGCGACAATGTACTCTGGGTTTCCCCAAATCTCGTTACGTCCGTTGTTACAGTCGAGCACAAAGAGAACTCCTCGGCTTCGGTTGCCAGCATGCATAGAGTACTTCAAGACGCTGGTTTCGAAGTTTGCGGCCTCAACACAACCGCCAGAACTGCGAATGATCTCTATCGCACTTCACAGGTTGACGGGGAGAGTAGCCGTGTCGCCGAGCGTTCCGATGGCTGGTTGGATTCTTTCTTTCACTTTTGGCGCCCACAAGTATCACCTTTGGCGATAGAGGCCGCTCGTGCTGCCCACCTCGAAAATTGCGAAGCATGTAAATCCGAGAAAATTCCCGGAAAGTCACCATCTGATGATAAGAGTGGACTGGTTCGGGTTTCTTCTATCGTATCCGATACCCCTACCAGACGTTCTTCTCTGCCGTATCCCCTCCAAAAAGTGGTTACAGAAGCATCCCCCACTCCATCATGGCGAGTTACACTCTCTGTTGGCGGCATGACATGTGCTGTTTGTGTCAATACCATCACGcaggagatggagaagtaTCCCTGGGTCACAAAAGTCGCTGTGAACCTCGTTTCCAACAGCGCAACAATCGAATACACAGATGGTGATCGAGCACAAGATATTGTTGATGCCATTGAGGATCTCGGATACGATGCTACAATCGACGAGGTTGTCAATCTACAAGAGAAAAGGGTTTCGGCTGAGGAGCGTGAGGTTGAAGTGAGCGTTGATGGCATATTTTGCCAGCGATGTCCAGAGCGAATCGTCACAACTCTCAAGGGTCTTGCTCCAGGTCGACTCCAGATCTTCCAGGAGCCTACTGTTCAGAACCCTATCCTAAGACTCCGTTATACACCTGATGCTCCAAGATTTACCATCAGGCAGATCTTGCAAGCCATTGAAGCAGCCGACGAGTCTCTCAAAGCCTCAATCTACCATCCTCCCACACTCGAGGAGCGATCTCGAATCATCAGAGCcaagcatcaacaagctctgTTGTATCGTGTAATTCTTACAATTGTTTTCGCTGTCCCTACCTTTGTCCTAGGCATAGTTTACATGAGCCTACTACCAGATTCCAATCACGGAAAGATGTACCTCATGAAACCTTGGGTCTCCGGACTCAGCCGCCTCGATATTTGTCTTTTCGCCCTTGCTACGCCAGTCTACTTCTTGGCCGCTGATGTGTTTCACGTACGAGCAGTCAAAGAAGTCCGAACAATGTGGCGAAGGGGAAGTCGCATGCCCCTAATGCAACGCTTTTACAGATTCGGTAGCATGAATATGCTTGTTTCACTGGGAACAAGCATAGCCTATTTCTCCTCAGTCGCACAGATGATTGCCGCAGGGGCATCTCGGAGAGAGCATCATGAGTCTGGAGCCGAAATGTATTTTGACTCTGTCGTCTTCTTGACGCTGTTCCTTCTCTTGGGAAGGCTCATCGAGGCGTACAGTAAATCCAAGACTGGCGATGCAGTCGAAATGCTAGGCAAGCTCCGTCCAACTACAGCCCTCCTCCTTGAAAAGGACAAGGCTGGGGGCCAGATCACTAGCACTGTGCCTGTTGATCaaattgactctggagacATCATTCGTGTGCCTCATGGTGCATCCCCTGCTGCCGATGGCATTCTCGTCAGTGGAGAGACTAACTTTGACGAATCGAGTCTCACTGGAGAATCTCGACTCATCAAGAAGACGGAAGGAGATCAAATCTTTGCTGGGACAATCAACAAGGCAGCAGCCGTTACCATGCGTGTCACGGGCGCCTCTGGGCAGTCAATGCTAGACCAGATCGTTCAAGTTGTGCGGGAAGGTCAGACAAAACGAGCGCCAATTGAACAGATCGCCGACCTTCTGACCACCTATTTCGTTCCTGTTATCACTCTCATAGCAGTCCTCACCTGGATTATCTGGATGGTGCTTGGCTTTTCTGGCGCTGTCCCAGATCACGAGGAGTCCTCTTCTGGCGGCTGGGTAGTGTTTGCCCTCCAATTTGCCATTGCCGTTTTTGTTGTTGCTTGCCCGTGTGGCCTCGCACTTGCAGCACCCACAGCCATCTTTGTAGGCGGAGGTATTGCGGCTAAGCACGGTATTCTTGCCAaaggtggtggtgaagcGTTTGAGAAGGCGAGCAAGATTGATTGCGTCGTCTTTGACAAGACGGGTACACTCACCGAGGGAGGACAGCCGAAAATCACCGATTCTGTACTCTTCCCAGACACTTCGTCAACTGAAGAGGAACGTAGTGCTTTTCTATCAGCACTCAAGGCTATCGAAGAGAGCAGCAGTCATCCTATAGCCAAAGCGATTGTCTCCTTCTGTGGTGATGCTCCGGCTAGCAATGTTCAGAATCTCGAGGAGTTGGCTGGAAGGGGCATGAAGGCCTCATTCAAGGGCGTTGACAATCAAGAGATGGACATGATTATCGGCAACGAATTGCTCATGCGAGAATTTTCAGTAAATTTGTCGCCTCACATCTCTTCGCTTCTCGATACCTGGAAATCCGAAGCCAAGTCAGTTGCTATAATCGCCACGAAGGCATCATCTGCCGATACCTGGACACTTGCCGCAGCGTTGTCCATCTCGGATCCGATCCGTCGTGAGACCATTCCTGTCATCCGAGCGTTGACTTCTCGTGGTATTCAGGTATGGATGTTGTCTGGTGACAACGTCACCACAGCCCGCGCGGTGGCGCAGCGCGTTGGCATACCCTCGTCTAATGTCCTGGCTGAGGTTCTCCCATCGGACAAGGCAGCTAAGATCTCATCTCTCCAAGCCTCTGTCCACGCACGCGGCTCAATAACCAAACGCGCTACTATCGCCATGGTCGGAGACGGGATCAACGACTCCCCCGCGCTCACGACGGCCGATGTGGGCATCGCCATAGGAACGGGAAGCGACGTAGCCATTAGCAGTGCGGCATTCGTGCTCGCAACGTCGCAGCTTACGGCTGTAGTCACGCTCTTGGATCTCAGCCGCGCCGTCTTTCGACGGATTCGTGTCAACTTTGCGTGGGCACTTGTGTACAACATGCTTGCCGTGCCCGTTGCGGCTGGGTGCTTGTATCCGATTGAGACTTCAAGTGGAGAACGCGTAAGGCTGGATCCCGTGTGGGCGGCTCTCGCGATGGCTCTATCAAGCATCAGTGTAGTGTTGAGCAGCCTGAGCCTTCGGACTCGGGTTCCTGGAGTCGGATTTCGCTCTCGCAAGGTTGACATGGAGGAGTAG
- a CDS encoding uncharacterized protein (expressed protein) encodes MSWLNPGSFASAVLFVFLMGRSKSLSRVCQSCSSDMIKEGMVPFLKVWNTPLGHVLWGRR; translated from the coding sequence ATGTCTTGGCTAAATCCAGGTAGTTTTGCTTCTGCTGTTTTGTTCGTTTTCCTGATGGGCCGCAGCAAGTCTCTATCGAGGGTTTGTCAGTCATGTTCAAGTGACATGATTAAGGAAGGCATGGTCCCGTTTCTCAAGGTGTGGAATACACCTTTGGGTCACGTTCTTTGGGGGAGAAGATGA
- a CDS encoding uncharacterized protein (expressed protein) yields the protein MVLCRVWRLGLGRMYNMLWVGIVPRLLGSLGSLGSSFERLVRLHFLLASSSPRANPNSQSTSTPWSSPQCLPTSDSESAYPSHQVIKTKELMLVVLAMEKEFRNAHLLFLARPSLSVSFDVSHLCWFRHAILWALHPCPGVTLLTEFLNAP from the coding sequence ATGGTACTCTGTCGTGTGTGGCGGCTTGGCTTGGGGAGAATGTACAACATGTTATGGGTTGGAATAGTGCCTCGACTTCTTGGCTCTCTTGGTTCTCTTGGCTCTTCTTTCGAACGACTCGTCCGCTTGCACTTTCTCTTGGCATCGTCGTCTCCTCGGGCAAATCCCAACTCTCAATCAACCAGTactccttggtcttctccACAATGTCTGCCAACAAGTGACTCTGAGTCGGCTTACCCGAGCCACCAGGttatcaagaccaaggagtTGATGCTTGTTGTCTTGGCGATGGAGAAAGAATTTCGTAATGCTCACCTTCTCTTCTTAGCCAGGCCAAGCTTGAGTGTTTCTTTCGATGTGTCGCATCTTTGCTGGTTTCGGCACGCGATTCTCTGGGCACTTCATCCATGCCCTGGTGTCACTCTCTTGACAGAATTTCTTAATGCTCCATAA
- a CDS encoding Sodium:dicarboxylate symporter: MATKDEFKDVPEAHPVQVPTNSSSDIPHDHAEEEVVKKPWWHGFKEPGSALQIIVAALLAIAIGVAVATQVDDIPEAAPILVGVIGNMWLRALKAVVLPLIVCSMLLAVTRLREMSQGGSLLAKWTVGYYVITTLVSITLSCIMMGLVWTKQYSVVSTSPLDKKEQDKLEENDRSIPVVVQDMFFSLIPSNVVKALAEDQLLAVIITAIIVGYLIESPRSPIIRVTEEIERMITKIIKFLIAVAPIGVFFLILPNLMKLDIGEIGKNLGLLIGATLSTMLIHILIIVPIIFFAFTRMNAYSYWIKISPAWITAWGTASSAATLSVTLRCAKDRGIPSTVYKFTCPLGCLINMDGTAIYLPAAVVFMAATQGTTLGPTDYVIVALLSTLASIGVSPIPSASLVLSIMIARSVNVDLTNMYAVIVAIDWFLDRFRTAVNVSGDLFASMIIYKMTKIEDPPEVVEQNAREADQSEKDASNKV; encoded by the exons ATGGCCACCAAGGATGAGTTCAAGGATGTCCCCGAGGCACACCCGGTACAGGTGCCTACCAACTCCAGCAGCGACATTCCTCACGACCAtgccgaggaggaggttgTGAAGAAGCCGTGGTGGCATGGTTTCAAAGAACCCGGCTCAGCTCTTCAAATCATCGTAGCCGCCCTGCTCGCTATCGCCATCGGTGTGGCCGTCGCTACTCAGGTCGACGATATTCCGGAGGCTGCTCCAATCCTTGTCGGTGTTATTGGCAACATGTGGCTAAGAGCCCTTAAAGCAGTCG TCCTCCCCTTGATCGTCTGCTCTATGTTGCTCGCTGTGACCAGACTCCGAGAGATGAGCCAAGGAGGTTCTCTTCTCGCTAAATGGACTGTCGGATACTACGTCATCACCACTCTCGTATCCATCACACTGTCTTGTATCATGATGGGCCTCGTCTGGACCAAACAGTACTCAGTGGTCAGCACTAGCCCGCTTGATAAAAAAGAACAGGATAAACTAGAAGAAAATGATCGCAGCATCCCCGTGGTCGTACAGGATatgttcttctctttgatccCCTCGAATGTGGTCAAGGCGTTGGCCGAAGACCAATTGCTTGCAGTCATCATCACTGCCATCATTGTCGGATACCTCATTGAATCCCCTCGCTCGCCCATCATTCGCGTCACCGAGGAGATTGAACGTATGatcaccaagatcatcaaaTTCCTTATCGCGGTGGCCCCTATCGGTGTCTTCTTCCTGATTTTGCCCAACCTAATGAAGCTTGACATTGGCGAGATCGGCAAGAATCTGGGTCTTCTCATCGGTGCCACTCTGTCCACCATGCTCATCCACATCCTGATCATCGTGCCCATCATATTCTTCGCCTTCACCAGGATGAATGCCTACTCGTACTGGATCAAAATCTCTCCTGCCTGGATCACTGCATGGGGAACTGCTTCGTCTGCTGCCACTTTGTCGGTCACTCTTCGATGCGCCAAGGACCGGGGTATTCCTTCCACCGTCTATAAATTCACTTGTCCTCTGGGCTGTCTGATTAACATGGACGG CACCGCCATCTATCTTCCTGCCGCCGTTGTCTTCATGGCTGCGACGCAAGGCACGACCCTGGGCCCTACCGACTATGTCATTGTTGCACTGCTGTCAACGTTGGCCTCTATCGGTGTATCTCCCATTCCCTCGGCCTCGCTTGTTCTTTCAATCATGATTGCTCGCTCCGTCAATGTCGACCTCACCAACATGTATGCTGTCATCGTGGCTATTGATTGGTTCCTCGACCGCTTCCGTACCGCTGTCAACGTTTCCGGTGATTTGTTCGCATCTATGATCATCTACAAGAtgaccaagatcgaggatcCGCCTGAGGTTGTCGAGCAAAACGCCCGAGAGGCTGATCAAAGCGAGAAGGATGCTTCCAATAAGGTTTAG
- a CDS encoding peptidase S8/S53 domain-containing protein — MVQLKSFAAIATTLLGCCLTAPTTPSGVDSTIPGSYIITLKSEIKATAVKAHIKWVDGVHKRSLEKRDGDNGVEKTFETEAGFHGYSGTFDDETVKHIKKSPEVVRVEPDRRVKLTWNALKRQEQPVEPAPPAETTSQEGEDTEDEDEDDQLEKRSEINQKTSTWGLGTISHRNKGFQNYLYHKQSGSDSFAYLVDSGVRTTHKEFQGRAKNGWTAFRKDYVDRLGHGTHVAGTIAGKTFGVAKKAKVISVKVFQGDSADLSVILNGIEWAVNDIIKKNRQEFSVINLSLGIDGVSGALNDIIKNAAKSGVIFVVAAGNQGTDAKTKSPASAPQAITVGAIDKNWRISSWSNYGSSVDMMAPGVNVVSASWLSDNGTYIESGTSMATPHVSGLVLYAQSVYGITGVASTTKYIKKYATTNKIVGSRRGSPNRIANNNNFAQSR, encoded by the exons ATGGTTCAACTTAAGAGTTTCGCAGCTATTGCTACCACCCTCCTTGGCTGTTGTCTAACAGCACCTACAACTCCTTCTGGCGTCGACAGCACAATCCCTGGCAGCTACATCATTACCCTCAAGTCTGAGATCAAGGCCACAGCAGTTAAGGCTCATATAAAATGGGTTGACGGCGTTCACAAGCGAAGTCTCGAGAAGCGTGATGGCGACAATGGCGTCGAGAAGACATTTGAGACCGAGGCTGGTTTTCACGGATACTCTGGTACATTCGACGACGAGACGGTAAAGCACATTAAGAAGAGCCCCGAG GTCGTCCGTGTTGAGCCTGATCGTAGAGTCAAGTTAACATGGAACGCTCTCAAGCGTCAAGAACAACCCGTGGaaccagcaccaccagcagAAACGACAAGTCAAGAAGGCGAGGAcactgaagatgaggatgaggatgatcaGCTTGAGAAGAGAAGCGAAATCAACCAAAAGACAAGTACATGGGGCCTCGGAACCATCTCACACCGCAACAAGGGCTTCCAGAACTATCTCTACCACAAGCAAAGCGGTTCTGACTCGTTTGCCTACCTTGTTGATAGCGGTGTCCGTACCACCCATAAGGAGTTCCAAGGCCGGGCCAAGAATGGCTGGACAGCCTTCCGAAAAGATTATGTTGACCGACTGGGTCATGGTACTCATGTTGCTGGAACCATTGCTGGAAAGACCTTCGGAGTCGCtaagaaggccaaggtcatTTCTGTCAAAGTCTTTCAGGGCGACTCTGCAGATCTTTCCGTCATTCTCAACGGTATTGAGTGGGCCGTCaacgatatcatcaagaagaacagacAAGAGTTCTCAGTGATCAACCTCTCTCTTGGTATCGATGGTGTATCTGGGGCGCTCAACGACATTATCAAGAATGCCGCCAAGTCCGGAGTCATCTTTGTAGTCGCCGCCGGAAACCAAGGAACAGATGCCAAGACGAAATCTCCAGCTTCAGCTCCTCAGGCCATTACTGTTGGAGCCATTGACAAGAACTGGAGAATCTCCAGCTGGTCCAACTACGGCAGCTCTGTAGATATGATGGCCCCAGGTGTCAATGTAGTTTCTGCCTCGTGGCTCAGCGACAACGGCACCTACATTGAGAGCGGCACCTCAATGGCCACTCCTCACGTTTCTGGTCTTGTGCTGTACGCGCAGTCCGTGTATGGCATAACCGGCGTTGCTTCCACAACCAAATACATCAAGAAGTACGCCACCACCAATAAGATCGTCGGTAGCCGCCGAGGCTCACCAAACCGGatcgccaacaacaacaacttTGCTCAAAGCAGATGA
- a CDS encoding FAD dependent oxidoreductase — MIIPSVLIIGAGNFGAATALSLRRKGKVQVTIVDTAYFPNPRAASHDINKIVRDDYPDRLYMRLLKKAMPLWRQDELYKTWYHEVGMLRADSTSFGEESIKSYRDMEIPNRSELLPVDEVRRRWNGAFETADFKGVDRVLWNPDVGFAEADKALGAVVQAAVDLGAEYVVGEVTKLDFGSEGQCIGVTLKDGAALRADKILLAAGARTASLLAQSAPEKPLLHAGERLLATGAVSFYAKLHGAQKDKFSTIPVLKNCLPQVKGEGMSILSDGTIKFNCDLCFTNYQVFPPTGEAMSVAPSQSMYNTWTGPRFLKFFEDRARRTFNGLYGKEVENIKIEAYRMCWDASTPTHDFLISPHPQSDRLYIATGGSFHGWKFLPVIGDYVVDMLQGTLDSDLADRWAWDKKGGDGHSANPTYQIVGDLQDWTRGWAN; from the exons ATGATCATCCCTTCTGTCCTCATCATAGGGGCCGGCAACTTTGGTGCTGCGACTGCGCTCTCACTCCGTAGAAAGGGCAAGGTTCAAGTTACCATTGTCGACACGGCCTATTTCCCCAATCCTAGGGCCGCTTCTCacgacatcaacaagatcgtcCGCGATGACTATCCGGACAGACTCTACATGCGCCTGCTGAAGAAGGCTATGCCCCTGTGGAGGCAAGACGAGTTATACAAGACTTGGTATCACGAAGTCGGCATGCTTCGTGCTGACTCTACCTCGTTTGGTGAAGAGAGTATCAAGTCTTACCGCGACATGGAGATCCCCAACAGGTCGGAGCTTCTGCCTGTCGATGAAGTGCGCCGTCGTTGGAACGGTGCCTTTGAGACGGCTGATTTTAAGGGCGTGGACAGGGTTCTCTGGAACCCTGACGTAGGGTTCGCGGAGGCGGACAAGGCTCTCGGCGCGGTGGTCCAGGCTGCGGTCGACCTCGGAGCCGAGTATGTCGTTGGAGAAGTGACGAAACTCGACTTTGGGTCAGAGGGCCAATGTATTGGTGTTACACTCAAGGACGGCGCGGCGCTGCGAGCTGACAAGattcttcttgctgctggAGCTCGAACGGCATCTCTACTCGCGCAGAGCGCGCCTGAAAAGCCACTACTCCATGCTGGTGAGAGACTGCTGGCTACAGGAGCCGTGAGTTTCTATGCGAAGCTGCATGGCGCGCAAAAAGACAAGTTCTCAACAATTCCGGTGCTCAAGAATTGCTTACCTCAGGTCAAGG GTGAGGGCATGtcaatcctcagcgacgGAACTATCAAGTTCAACTGCGACCTATGCTTTACCAACTATCAAGTATTCCCTCCAACCGGTGAGGCCATGTCAGTTGCGCCTAGCCAGTCCATGTATAACACGTGGACGGGCCCTCGATTTCTCAAGTTCTTTGAGGACCGGGCGCGAAGGACGTTCAATGGCCTATATGGCAAGGAAGTCGAAAACATCAAGATTGAGGCCTACCGAATGTGTTG GGACGCATCAACACCGACACATGACTTCCTCATATCACCGCACCCGCAGAGCGACAGACTCTACATCGCAACAGGAGGTTCCTTCCACGGATGGAAGTTTCTACCTGTCATTGGCGACTACGTCGTGGACATGCTGCAGGGAACCCTTGACAGCGACTTGGCCGATCGATGGGCCTGGGACAAGAAGGGCGGCGATGGCCATTCAGCAAACCCAACATACCAAATCGTCGGCGACTTGCAAGACTGGACCCGTGGCTGGGCAAACTAG